From one Firmicutes bacterium HGW-Firmicutes-1 genomic stretch:
- a CDS encoding macrolide ABC transporter ATP-binding protein, producing MIEINEINKIYGHGKIAVNALKEVSLTVEKGEFVSIMGASGSGKSTLLNILGCLDRPSNGTYSLDGVQVSSLSDVELAKIRNQKIGFVFQSFNLLPRFSALHNVELPMIYAGVHHKERRAKAIEALDKVGLLDRMDHKPNEMSGGQKQRVAIARALVNSPAIILADEPTGNLDSTSSEEILAIFQGLNKEGVTVVLVTHEQEIAEHTKRVLRFSDGYLTSDEKINNPLLAKMKKIEE from the coding sequence TTGATAGAAATAAATGAAATTAATAAGATATACGGACACGGGAAAATAGCAGTAAATGCGCTAAAAGAAGTATCCTTGACAGTTGAAAAGGGAGAATTTGTTTCAATTATGGGAGCTTCAGGATCGGGAAAATCTACATTGCTTAATATATTAGGATGCTTAGATCGACCATCTAATGGTACATATTCCCTTGATGGTGTTCAAGTTTCCTCTTTATCAGACGTAGAGTTGGCTAAGATACGAAATCAAAAAATAGGTTTTGTATTCCAATCTTTTAATTTATTACCACGGTTCAGTGCTTTGCACAATGTTGAATTGCCAATGATCTATGCTGGAGTTCATCATAAAGAAAGAAGAGCCAAAGCAATTGAGGCTTTAGATAAGGTTGGATTATTAGATAGAATGGATCATAAGCCTAATGAAATGTCTGGAGGACAAAAACAAAGAGTAGCAATAGCAAGAGCACTTGTGAATTCACCAGCAATTATTTTAGCGGATGAGCCAACAGGGAATCTTGATAGTACATCCTCAGAAGAAATTTTGGCTATATTTCAAGGGCTGAATAAAGAAGGTGTAACTGTAGTATTAGTAACTCACGAGCAGGAAATTGCGGAGCATACAAAGCGTGTATTACGGTTTAGTGATGGATATCTAACGAGTGATGAAAAGATAAACAATCCATTATTGGCAAAAATGAAAAAAATAGAAGAATAA
- a CDS encoding 3-deoxy-7-phosphoheptulonate synthase — MNMSFSYIQEMPSPKEIFNAISLPKDLVEVKKQRDAEINLVFEGKSDKFLLIIGPCSADNEDTVCSYVERLAKMQEIVKDQIIIIPRIYTNKPRTTGEGYKGMLHQPDPNEKSNLFEGIKAIRNMHIRAIRESHLTCADEMLYPENYAYLDDILSYVAIGARSVENQQHRLTVSGIDVPVGMKNATSGDISIMLNAIKAAQVGHEFIFRGWEVGTLGNPLTHAILRGAVNHYGTNIPNYHYEDLVRVIEQYEKRQLMNPAIIIDTNHANSNKKYKEQPRIAREILDNRIYDKKLKKYIKGLMIESYIVEGAQEIGDNVYGKSITDPCLGWEATKKMIYEIAEKLSK, encoded by the coding sequence ATGAATATGTCATTCTCTTATATACAGGAAATGCCGTCTCCAAAAGAGATTTTTAATGCTATTTCTTTACCAAAGGATTTAGTTGAGGTTAAGAAACAAAGAGACGCTGAAATAAATTTGGTTTTTGAAGGAAAAAGCGATAAGTTTTTGCTGATTATTGGACCTTGTTCAGCAGATAATGAGGATACAGTGTGTAGCTATGTTGAAAGGCTAGCAAAAATGCAAGAAATTGTTAAGGATCAAATCATTATTATCCCACGTATTTATACAAATAAACCAAGAACAACTGGTGAAGGTTACAAAGGGATGTTACATCAACCTGATCCAAATGAAAAGTCCAATTTATTTGAAGGTATTAAAGCAATTAGAAATATGCATATTAGGGCAATTAGAGAGTCGCATCTTACTTGTGCAGACGAAATGCTCTATCCGGAAAATTATGCATATTTAGATGATATATTAAGCTATGTTGCTATCGGTGCTCGATCTGTTGAAAATCAACAACATCGCTTAACGGTTAGCGGAATCGATGTACCTGTCGGAATGAAAAATGCAACAAGCGGTGATATTTCCATAATGTTAAATGCAATTAAGGCTGCTCAAGTTGGACACGAATTTATATTTCGTGGTTGGGAAGTAGGCACCTTGGGAAATCCGCTTACACATGCAATTTTAAGAGGTGCAGTAAATCATTACGGAACGAATATTCCTAATTATCATTACGAAGATTTGGTGAGAGTAATTGAACAATATGAAAAGCGTCAATTAATGAATCCTGCAATTATAATTGATACAAATCATGCAAATTCTAATAAGAAGTATAAAGAACAACCTAGAATTGCACGAGAAATTCTCGATAATAGAATATATGATAAGAAGCTAAAAAAATATATTAAAGGTTTGATGATTGAAAGCTACATTGTTGAAGGGGCTCAAGAAATTGGTGACAATGTATATGGTAAATCTATTACGGATCCATGTTTAGGGTGGGAAGCTACAAAAAAGATGATTTATGAAATCGCTGAAAAGCTAAGCAAATAA
- a CDS encoding rubredoxin, translated as MKTYKCTVCGYVYREEKGESRCDVPPNTTFENLPDYFRCPTCNETKMAFIPNTKE; from the coding sequence ATGAAAACTTACAAATGTACGGTATGTGGTTATGTTTATAGAGAAGAAAAGGGCGAATCAAGATGTGATGTGCCCCCGAATACTACTTTTGAAAATTTACCTGATTATTTCAGATGCCCTACCTGTAATGAAACCAAGATGGCATTTATTCCCAATACCAAAGAATAA
- a CDS encoding DUF554 domain-containing protein, giving the protein MLGSIVNAVAIVLGCLLGLLVKNGLKDKYKEIVMHGIGLSVLFIGTSSAISGLLNPDSESILFILSLVIGGLVGEWIGIERRLEGLGDFLQKKIGKGEHNISQGFVTASLIFCVGTMAIIGSLESGLRNNHNMLFAKAVLDGITAIILTTTLGIGVVFSAVAVLLYQGTIVVFASYIEPYLSVDIIREMSIVGGILIVGIGLSMLDILRVKTANMLPAILVPAVWYLIGKPLIALIF; this is encoded by the coding sequence ATGTTAGGAAGTATTGTGAATGCAGTTGCTATAGTACTTGGATGTTTATTAGGATTATTAGTAAAAAATGGCCTTAAAGACAAGTATAAAGAGATCGTTATGCACGGTATTGGATTGTCAGTTTTGTTTATTGGGACTTCTTCAGCTATTAGTGGATTGCTAAATCCAGATAGCGAATCTATTCTATTTATTTTAAGTCTTGTTATTGGAGGATTAGTTGGTGAGTGGATTGGTATTGAAAGAAGACTTGAAGGTTTAGGAGATTTTTTGCAAAAAAAAATCGGTAAAGGTGAGCATAATATTTCCCAAGGGTTTGTTACTGCAAGCTTAATTTTTTGTGTTGGTACTATGGCAATTATCGGATCCTTAGAAAGCGGTTTAAGAAATAATCATAATATGTTATTTGCTAAGGCCGTTCTTGATGGGATTACCGCAATTATACTGACAACTACACTAGGTATTGGAGTTGTCTTTTCAGCTGTTGCTGTACTTTTGTATCAAGGTACTATCGTTGTGTTTGCTAGTTATATTGAGCCTTATCTATCAGTAGACATTATAAGAGAAATGTCCATAGTAGGTGGTATCCTAATTGTTGGTATAGGACTTTCCATGTTGGATATTCTAAGGGTAAAGACAGCTAATATGCTTCCGGCTATTTTGGTGCCAGCTGTATGGTATCTTATAGGTAAACCACTTATTGCTTTGATTTTTTAG
- a CDS encoding DUF3810 domain-containing protein: MKNKKILMLWVLSFCLLGLKAFVIKFAGEHAELVERVYSRGIYPVISNLLTSISNIVPFSVGEIFIMFFIIGILIVLIKLIHFTIKRKFDKLILGISYVVFSIVLVTCIFDGVWLLNHYRTDIEDLMSLPIEKNNKEALVATFEALIIKTNSLRRELPEDSLSSKRDILHNAYRGYEELNKQYEFIKKDKVVVKGLLSSPIQTMSGYSGVYLFFIGEPTINIQAPIFTLPHTACHEIAHQKGFAEEQAANYIGFLACKNNEDLLFQYSGYFSAMEYVGSALLKEDSRLYYSLVKSIDGKVLEDSSYNWEFWEKAESQSASAVVNQLNDSYLKAYNQPDGIKSYGQFVDLLIADYMVDGEV; this comes from the coding sequence ATGAAAAACAAGAAGATTCTAATGTTATGGGTGTTGAGCTTTTGTTTGTTAGGTCTGAAAGCCTTTGTAATTAAATTTGCAGGTGAACATGCGGAGCTTGTAGAGAGGGTGTATTCTAGAGGCATATATCCAGTCATATCTAATTTATTGACAAGTATATCTAACATAGTGCCGTTTTCTGTCGGAGAAATTTTCATCATGTTTTTTATAATTGGAATACTTATTGTTCTGATTAAACTAATACATTTTACGATCAAAAGAAAATTTGACAAGCTAATTCTAGGCATATCTTATGTTGTATTTTCAATTGTTTTGGTAACCTGTATTTTTGATGGTGTGTGGCTACTTAATCATTATAGAACTGATATTGAAGATTTAATGTCTCTTCCAATTGAAAAAAACAACAAAGAAGCACTAGTTGCAACCTTTGAAGCTTTAATAATTAAGACGAATAGTTTAAGGCGGGAATTGCCTGAAGATAGTTTAAGCAGCAAAAGAGATATATTACATAATGCATATAGAGGATACGAAGAATTAAATAAACAATATGAATTTATTAAGAAAGATAAGGTAGTAGTAAAGGGATTGCTTTCTTCTCCAATTCAAACGATGAGTGGATATAGCGGTGTTTATTTGTTTTTTATTGGGGAACCAACCATCAATATTCAAGCACCGATCTTCACTCTTCCACATACTGCCTGCCATGAAATAGCTCATCAGAAGGGCTTTGCAGAGGAACAGGCTGCGAACTATATTGGCTTTTTAGCATGTAAGAATAATGAAGATCTGTTGTTTCAATATTCGGGATATTTTTCTGCAATGGAATATGTTGGAAGCGCGCTATTAAAGGAAGATTCAAGGTTGTATTATTCACTTGTAAAAAGCATAGATGGTAAGGTTTTAGAAGATAGTTCATATAATTGGGAGTTTTGGGAAAAAGCCGAAAGCCAGTCTGCATCAGCTGTAGTGAATCAGTTAAATGATTCCTATCTTAAAGCATACAATCAGCCAGATGGCATAAAAAGTTATGGACAGTTTGTTGATTTGTTGATTGCAGATTATATGGTAGATGGCGAAGTATAA
- a CDS encoding RNA pseudouridine synthase: MIGGMRLRMNLNILFEDQHIIVVVKAPGVPSQKDRSGDVNMLTLIEEHLQKKLDHNKQPYVGLIHRLDRPVGGVMLFAKTPYANARLSEQIRLNKIKKEYLAVVCGKPKNEGELLTHYLMKQTNNLSRVVTENTSLAKKSILEYSFIQSKVVEKWGEISLLNIKLITGRHHQIRVQLSFVGLPIWGDTKYNETFGLIDSKEWFSIALFAHLLSFEHPKTGKSMTFTIDTTEYPFDQF; this comes from the coding sequence ATGATAGGTGGAATGAGGTTAAGGATGAATCTAAATATATTATTCGAGGATCAACACATTATAGTAGTAGTAAAGGCCCCAGGAGTCCCTTCTCAAAAGGATAGAAGTGGGGATGTGAACATGTTAACATTAATTGAAGAGCACTTGCAAAAAAAGCTTGATCATAATAAACAGCCATATGTTGGTTTGATTCATCGACTTGATCGACCTGTCGGCGGAGTCATGCTATTTGCAAAAACACCATATGCGAACGCTAGATTATCAGAGCAAATAAGGCTTAACAAAATTAAGAAAGAATATTTGGCTGTGGTTTGTGGTAAACCCAAAAACGAAGGGGAGTTGCTTACCCATTATTTAATGAAACAAACAAATAACTTATCTCGAGTCGTAACAGAAAATACCTCATTAGCTAAAAAGTCTATCCTTGAATATTCATTTATACAATCAAAAGTAGTTGAAAAGTGGGGAGAAATCTCTCTTCTGAATATAAAACTAATAACAGGTAGACATCATCAAATACGAGTTCAATTGTCTTTTGTGGGACTTCCGATATGGGGTGATACAAAGTATAATGAGACCTTTGGTCTTATAGACTCTAAAGAATGGTTTTCCATTGCTCTATTTGCACATCTTCTATCCTTTGAACATCCAAAAACAGGAAAATCTATGACTTTTACAATAGATACGACGGAATATCCCTTTGATCAATTTTAA
- a CDS encoding IMP dehydrogenase, producing the protein MHKIVKEGITFDDVLLIPAHSKVLPKEVNISTNLTKTIRLSIPLMSAGMDTVTESKMAIAIARQGGIGIIHKNMTTAQQADEVDKVKRSENGVITDPFFLSPEHYVYEANELMAKYRISGVPITEVGSRKLVGILTNRDLRFETDFNKKISEVMTTENLITASEGTTLEDAKKVMGKHRIEKLPIVDGKGNLSGLITIKDIEKAIRYPDSTKDEQGRLRVGAAVGVSTDMMERVDALVGSKVDIIVVDTAHGHSMHVLKAVKSIKDKYPDLQIIAGNVATGDATKALIEAGADAVKVGIGPGSICTTRVVAGVGVPQVTAIYDCAQVAKTYGVPIIADGGIKYSGDIVKAIAAGGDVCMLGSIFAGCDESPGDTELYQGRKYKVYRGMGSLAAMEKGSKDRYFQQDEKKLVPEGVEGRVAYKGLLEDTIYQLIGGLRAGMGYCGSASIQDLIENGQFVKISAASLKESHPHDIQITKEAPNYSSGS; encoded by the coding sequence ATGCATAAAATTGTTAAAGAGGGTATTACCTTTGATGATGTTTTGTTGATACCAGCACATTCAAAAGTTTTGCCTAAAGAAGTAAATATCTCAACTAATTTAACGAAAACTATTCGACTAAGCATACCGCTTATGAGTGCAGGCATGGATACAGTAACTGAATCAAAAATGGCCATAGCAATAGCAAGACAAGGCGGTATTGGTATTATTCATAAAAATATGACCACTGCACAGCAAGCTGATGAAGTAGATAAAGTGAAACGATCAGAAAATGGTGTTATTACAGATCCATTTTTCTTGTCTCCTGAACATTATGTTTATGAAGCAAACGAACTTATGGCTAAATACAGAATTTCTGGTGTTCCGATTACGGAAGTTGGAAGCAGAAAACTTGTTGGTATCTTGACCAATAGAGATTTAAGATTTGAAACAGATTTCAATAAAAAAATTAGTGAAGTAATGACCACTGAAAATTTGATTACAGCTTCTGAAGGTACAACCTTAGAAGATGCAAAAAAGGTTATGGGTAAACATAGAATTGAAAAACTGCCAATCGTTGATGGAAAAGGAAATCTAAGTGGATTAATAACTATAAAGGATATTGAAAAGGCAATTAGATATCCTGATTCTACAAAAGATGAACAGGGACGATTAAGAGTTGGTGCAGCAGTTGGAGTTTCTACAGATATGATGGAAAGAGTAGATGCTTTGGTTGGTTCAAAGGTTGATATAATTGTTGTTGATACGGCTCATGGACATTCAATGCATGTATTAAAAGCGGTTAAGAGCATAAAAGATAAATATCCTGATTTGCAAATCATTGCAGGCAATGTTGCTACTGGTGATGCTACGAAGGCATTAATAGAGGCAGGGGCAGATGCGGTTAAGGTTGGCATTGGGCCTGGTTCTATATGTACTACTCGTGTGGTAGCTGGTGTAGGAGTACCTCAAGTAACAGCAATTTATGATTGTGCACAAGTAGCTAAGACTTATGGTGTACCAATTATTGCAGATGGTGGCATTAAGTATTCTGGTGATATTGTTAAAGCAATAGCGGCTGGTGGCGATGTATGTATGTTGGGAAGTATATTTGCAGGCTGTGACGAAAGTCCTGGTGATACAGAATTGTATCAAGGAAGGAAATACAAGGTTTATAGAGGTATGGGTTCCTTAGCTGCAATGGAAAAAGGGAGTAAAGACCGTTACTTTCAACAAGATGAGAAAAAATTAGTACCGGAAGGTGTTGAAGGTAGAGTTGCTTACAAAGGCCTTCTAGAAGACACAATTTATCAATTAATTGGAGGCCTAAGAGCAGGTATGGGATATTGTGGTTCTGCTTCTATCCAAGATTTAATTGAAAATGGCCAATTTGTAAAGATTTCAGCAGCATCCTTAAAAGAAAGTCATCCACATGACATTCAAATTACAAAGGAAGCGCCTAACTATAGTTCAGGAAGTTAG
- the groL gene encoding chaperonin GroEL codes for MAKNIKFGAEARAALESGVNQLADAVKVTLGPKGRNVVLDKKFGTPLITNDGVTIAKEIELADAFENMGAQLVKEVATKTNDVAGDGTTTATVLAQAMIHEGMKNIAAGANPIIVRKGMKAATQLAVETVLSMSQKINGKDQIAKVAAISAGDDEVGQLIADAMEKVSNDGVITIEESKTMETELELVEGMQFDRGYLSAYMATDMDKMEAVLDNPYILITDKKISNIQEILPVLEQIVQTGAKLLIIAEEVEGEALATLVVNKLRGTFNCVAVKAPGFGDRRKAMLQDIAVLTGGTVISEEVGLELKETTLDLLGQAKTVKIQKEHTIIVDGAGDKAEIAARINQIKVQVEETSSDFDKEKLQERLAKLAGGVAVIKVGAATETEMQEKKLHMEDALAATRAAVEEGIIPGGGTAYIHATKKIKDLIATLEGDEKTGAIIILKALESPLRQIVTNAGLEASVVVNKVKESEIGFGFDALTETYVDMVKVGIIDPTKVARSALQNATSVASTLLTTEAIVADDPESDKGMGQMGGAPGMGMM; via the coding sequence ATGGCGAAAAATATTAAATTTGGTGCTGAAGCAAGAGCTGCTTTAGAATCAGGTGTTAATCAATTAGCAGACGCAGTAAAAGTAACGTTAGGCCCAAAAGGTAGAAATGTTGTTTTAGATAAAAAGTTTGGTACACCACTGATTACAAATGACGGTGTAACAATTGCAAAAGAAATTGAATTAGCAGATGCATTTGAAAACATGGGTGCTCAATTGGTGAAAGAAGTTGCTACAAAAACAAATGATGTTGCAGGTGATGGAACAACGACTGCTACAGTTCTTGCTCAAGCTATGATTCATGAAGGCATGAAAAACATTGCAGCTGGTGCAAATCCAATTATTGTTAGAAAAGGCATGAAAGCTGCAACACAATTGGCTGTTGAAACAGTACTTAGTATGAGCCAAAAGATAAATGGAAAAGATCAAATAGCAAAGGTTGCAGCGATTTCAGCTGGCGACGACGAAGTAGGACAATTGATTGCAGATGCTATGGAAAAGGTATCAAACGATGGTGTTATTACCATTGAAGAATCAAAAACTATGGAAACTGAACTAGAGTTGGTTGAAGGTATGCAATTTGATAGAGGATATTTATCAGCTTATATGGCAACTGATATGGATAAGATGGAAGCTGTTTTAGATAATCCATATATTTTAATCACTGACAAAAAGATAAGCAATATTCAAGAGATCCTTCCTGTTTTAGAACAAATCGTTCAAACAGGTGCAAAGCTATTAATTATTGCTGAAGAAGTAGAAGGAGAAGCACTTGCTACTCTTGTAGTGAATAAATTAAGAGGCACATTTAATTGCGTAGCAGTAAAAGCACCAGGCTTTGGCGATAGAAGAAAAGCAATGCTTCAAGATATTGCGGTTTTAACTGGCGGTACAGTAATCTCAGAAGAAGTTGGTCTTGAATTAAAAGAAACTACTTTAGATTTACTTGGTCAAGCAAAAACTGTAAAAATTCAAAAAGAGCATACGATTATTGTTGACGGCGCAGGCGATAAAGCAGAGATTGCGGCAAGAATAAATCAAATCAAAGTTCAAGTAGAAGAAACTAGTTCAGATTTTGATAAAGAAAAATTACAAGAAAGACTTGCGAAATTAGCAGGTGGAGTAGCAGTTATTAAGGTTGGAGCAGCTACAGAAACTGAAATGCAAGAAAAGAAACTTCATATGGAAGATGCATTAGCGGCTACAAGAGCTGCGGTTGAAGAAGGTATCATTCCAGGTGGTGGAACAGCATATATTCATGCTACAAAGAAAATCAAAGATTTAATAGCAACCTTAGAGGGAGACGAGAAAACTGGTGCAATCATCATTTTAAAAGCATTAGAATCACCACTTCGTCAAATTGTTACAAATGCTGGATTAGAAGCATCCGTTGTTGTTAATAAAGTAAAAGAATCAGAGATAGGTTTTGGATTTGATGCATTAACAGAAACCTATGTGGATATGGTAAAAGTAGGTATTATTGATCCTACAAAAGTAGCAAGAAGCGCGCTTCAAAATGCCACTTCAGTTGCATCAACATTACTTACTACAGAAGCAATTGTAGCTGATGATCCTGAGTCTGACAAGGGTATGGGACAAATGGGTGGAGCACCTGGCATGGGAATGATGTAA
- a CDS encoding co-chaperone GroES, with protein sequence MKLVPLLDRVVLKQLEAEETTKSGIVIPNQAKEKPQQAEVIAVGPGGMVEGKEITMQVKTGDKVIYSKYAGTEVKLEGDDFIIVKQGDILAIVE encoded by the coding sequence ATGAAATTAGTACCATTATTAGACAGAGTTGTACTTAAACAACTTGAAGCTGAAGAAACAACAAAATCAGGTATTGTAATACCAAACCAAGCGAAAGAAAAACCTCAACAAGCAGAAGTAATTGCTGTGGGTCCAGGTGGCATGGTTGAGGGTAAAGAAATTACTATGCAAGTAAAAACTGGTGACAAAGTAATTTATTCAAAATATGCTGGTACAGAAGTAAAACTAGAAGGCGATGACTTTATAATTGTTAAGCAAGGTGACATTCTTGCAATTGTTGAATAA
- a CDS encoding N-glycosylase has protein sequence MNVVLTLNDFCIEQILECGQCFRFYKLAEKEYIIIAKNKLLRVKQEEDQITFHCSEDDFNSNWKNYFDLERDYSAIKNLLAQKDAFLKAAVTEKHGIRLLKQDPWEMLISFILSQTKQIPHIKKLIEALSIKYGNYMGEYLGVKYYTFPTPSQLKDATEEELKDLKTGFRATYIMDAVRHITEGTIVLEKLEALPYEEAKTILKSIKGVGDKIADCVLLFGYCRYEVFPTDVWVKRIVEYYYFQETIKMDKIQEFAKNYFGEFAGFAQQYLFYHARDNKIGK, from the coding sequence GTGAACGTAGTATTAACGCTTAACGATTTTTGCATTGAACAAATACTTGAATGCGGTCAGTGTTTTAGATTTTATAAACTAGCAGAAAAAGAATATATTATAATTGCGAAAAATAAGCTATTACGTGTTAAACAGGAAGAAGATCAAATCACCTTTCATTGCTCGGAAGATGACTTTAATAGTAATTGGAAGAATTATTTTGACCTAGAAAGAGATTATAGCGCTATTAAAAACCTGTTAGCCCAGAAGGATGCCTTCTTAAAGGCTGCTGTAACAGAGAAACATGGCATAAGACTACTCAAACAAGACCCTTGGGAAATGCTTATTTCATTTATCTTGTCTCAAACAAAGCAAATTCCACATATTAAAAAGCTAATCGAAGCCTTATCAATAAAGTATGGAAATTATATGGGAGAATACCTAGGGGTTAAGTATTATACCTTTCCTACTCCGAGCCAACTTAAGGACGCAACAGAAGAAGAACTCAAGGATTTAAAGACAGGATTTAGAGCGACCTATATCATGGATGCAGTTCGACATATTACAGAAGGTACTATAGTACTTGAAAAATTGGAAGCTCTACCCTATGAAGAAGCAAAAACGATTCTCAAGTCAATTAAAGGCGTAGGGGACAAAATTGCAGATTGTGTATTGTTATTTGGGTATTGCAGATACGAAGTTTTTCCAACAGATGTATGGGTTAAAAGAATCGTGGAATACTATTATTTCCAGGAAACAATAAAAATGGATAAAATTCAAGAATTTGCTAAAAACTATTTTGGTGAATTTGCAGGTTTTGCACAGCAATATTTATTTTATCATGCGAGAGACAATAAAATAGGAAAATGA
- a CDS encoding DUF2225 domain-containing protein, with protein sequence MAILLLIQKKRVKTISFLIESFHLRILIKQTKYAKEVIILADIFSDLANLGLGSTEKFQVFEAEKKLQEPQIIQKEKKFEIESILYFAKIKCPVCGSEVLFRTIKSGKIRLVKTDLDLRPIYDVVDPSLYEVAVCNTCGYAALKKRFLSITPKNIELIKTNISHQFVGRDYPDVYNYEIAIERYKLALLDAIVIEVSDCEKAFLCLKIAWLYRGYLEQEKNCDAKKIEEYQLSEKTFLEHALEGFKIAHHQEKFPTMGLDELTVKFLIGELSRRVGLYEDALKWISEVMVSKSASRRLKDRALESKLLIKQAKGAN encoded by the coding sequence ATGGCTATTTTGCTGTTGATTCAAAAGAAACGAGTGAAAACCATATCGTTTTTAATAGAATCGTTTCACTTAAGAATTCTTATAAAACAGACTAAGTATGCAAAAGAGGTGATAATATTGGCAGATATATTTTCTGATTTAGCAAATCTTGGCCTTGGAAGTACAGAAAAGTTTCAAGTATTTGAAGCGGAAAAGAAACTTCAAGAACCTCAAATTATTCAGAAAGAAAAAAAATTTGAAATAGAAAGCATTCTCTATTTTGCTAAGATTAAGTGCCCTGTATGCGGTAGTGAAGTGTTGTTTAGAACAATTAAATCAGGAAAAATAAGATTAGTTAAAACAGATTTAGACTTACGACCAATATACGATGTGGTTGATCCGTCTTTGTATGAAGTTGCTGTTTGCAATACTTGTGGGTATGCAGCACTTAAGAAAAGATTCTTATCAATTACTCCAAAAAATATAGAATTAATTAAGACAAATATATCTCATCAATTTGTTGGCCGAGATTATCCGGATGTTTACAACTATGAAATAGCAATAGAAAGATATAAGCTAGCATTATTAGACGCTATAGTAATAGAGGTTAGTGATTGTGAGAAGGCTTTTCTTTGCCTAAAGATAGCTTGGTTATATAGAGGTTATTTAGAACAAGAAAAAAATTGTGATGCTAAAAAAATTGAAGAATATCAACTTAGTGAAAAGACATTTCTTGAACATGCCTTAGAAGGTTTTAAAATAGCTCATCATCAGGAGAAATTTCCAACAATGGGACTTGATGAACTTACAGTTAAGTTTTTAATAGGTGAGTTATCAAGAAGAGTTGGACTATATGAGGATGCACTTAAGTGGATATCAGAAGTAATGGTTTCAAAATCAGCAAGTAGAAGATTAAAGGATAGAGCTTTAGAGTCAAAGCTATTAATCAAGCAAGCAAAAGGTGCCAACTAA